One genomic region from Candidatus Nomurabacteria bacterium encodes:
- a CDS encoding RsmD family RNA methyltransferase — translation MRIISGIYGGRTIQSPSGHKTHPMSEKMRGAIFNALGDIKGLSFLDAYGGSGAVALEAISRGATNVTAIDSDKNAIQTIKANAHALKADVKVTQVNISSWLDNNPGHCFDIIVADPPYNNVNKTHLYKLAKALNSGGVIIYSLPPKEDIRLSDSYQILSEREYGDSRLVFYRFIG, via the coding sequence ATGCGAATCATTTCAGGTATTTACGGAGGGCGGACAATACAATCACCATCTGGTCACAAAACTCACCCAATGAGCGAGAAAATGCGTGGCGCAATTTTTAATGCACTCGGTGATATAAAGGGATTGTCATTTTTAGATGCCTATGGTGGAAGTGGCGCGGTGGCGCTAGAAGCCATTAGTAGGGGCGCAACTAATGTTACTGCAATTGATTCGGATAAAAACGCTATTCAAACAATCAAAGCAAATGCACATGCACTAAAGGCAGATGTAAAGGTTACTCAGGTCAATATAAGTTCATGGCTAGATAATAATCCAGGGCATTGTTTTGATATTATAGTCGCCGATCCACCATACAATAATGTAAACAAAACACATCTTTATAAGCTCGCCAAAGCATTAAATAGTGGTGGTGTAATCATATATTCGTTGCCACCAAAGGAAGATATCCGTCTTAGTGATTCTTACCAAATTTTGTCTGAACGAGAATATGGCGATTCTAGGCTGGTATTCTATCGATTTATCGGTTAA
- a CDS encoding class I SAM-dependent methyltransferase translates to MSETNSRTIESYDTHIQEYIDGTPHEVSGVVKDWLDASLAGVPKDARILEFGSAFGRDAEYLAGLGYAVECTDASTAFVELLQTKGFDAKVLNAITDELPLGLDYVLANAVLLHFTRVEAEHVIAKVYDALNTNGKFAFTLKQGEGEGWSEAKLGAPRFFCYWTEPQIHEVLENTGFGAVEISGDKATANSTWLHIIAKKTENNV, encoded by the coding sequence ATGAGTGAAACGAATAGCAGAACTATTGAAAGTTACGACACGCATATACAAGAATATATTGACGGCACACCTCACGAGGTTTCTGGAGTTGTCAAAGATTGGCTAGACGCCTCTCTTGCAGGTGTGCCAAAGGACGCACGAATTCTAGAGTTTGGAAGTGCTTTTGGGCGTGATGCTGAATACCTTGCAGGACTTGGTTACGCTGTTGAGTGTACAGATGCTAGCACGGCATTTGTTGAGTTGTTGCAGACAAAAGGTTTTGACGCAAAAGTACTCAATGCTATTACTGACGAACTTCCGCTAGGACTTGATTACGTGTTGGCAAACGCCGTATTATTGCATTTTACGCGCGTTGAAGCAGAGCATGTTATTGCGAAAGTCTACGACGCACTAAATACAAATGGTAAATTTGCGTTTACATTGAAACAAGGTGAGGGGGAGGGTTGGTCAGAGGCAAAACTAGGCGCTCCACGCTTTTTCTGCTACTGGACTGAGCCACAAATTCATGAAGTGCTTGAAAACACAGGCTTTGGTGCTGTTGAGATTAGTGGCGATAAGGCAACAGCAAACTCTACATGGTTGCATATAATTGCGAAGAAGACCGAGAATAATGTCTAA
- a CDS encoding HD domain-containing protein, whose translation MSNLPTPEQIELLHKKYAPTESVFELVFTHCRIVSEIAVQLAKKSGANVDIELVKVGSLLHDIGVYSLFDNNGVEIDVSKYITHGIRGEEILRNEGFAKELCRFASHHTGAGITKRQIIENKLPLPAKDYLAETPEEELVMYADKFHSKIDPPVFNSHKFYTEYVARFGVEAVESFDKLTKKFGKPELELLISKYKHGWRD comes from the coding sequence ATGTCTAATTTACCAACGCCTGAGCAAATCGAGTTGTTGCACAAAAAATACGCGCCAACAGAAAGTGTCTTTGAGTTGGTTTTTACACACTGCAGAATTGTTAGTGAAATCGCTGTACAATTAGCGAAAAAGTCGGGCGCAAATGTAGACATCGAGCTCGTAAAAGTGGGTTCTTTACTTCATGATATAGGAGTCTATTCACTATTTGACAACAATGGTGTTGAGATAGATGTCAGTAAATATATTACACATGGTATTCGTGGGGAAGAAATACTAAGAAACGAGGGTTTTGCTAAGGAACTCTGCAGATTTGCATCACACCATACTGGCGCAGGAATCACAAAAAGACAAATAATAGAAAATAAACTACCTTTGCCGGCTAAAGATTACCTTGCTGAAACACCAGAAGAAGAATTGGTTATGTACGCCGATAAATTCCATTCCAAAATCGATCCACCCGTATTTAACTCTCATAAGTTTTATACAGAATACGTTGCTCGTTTTGGCGTTGAGGCGGTAGAAAGCTTTGATAAGTTAACGAAAAAATTTGGCAAGCCTGAGTTAGAACTGCTGATATCAAAATATAAACACGGCTGGAGGGATTAG
- a CDS encoding histidine--tRNA ligase, translating to MSLSTQPYKGARDFYPEDKRLQEWIFNKWRNVVESFGYEEYDAPMLEPTELYASKTSDEIVNEQTYSFTDRGNRQVTIRTEMTPSVSRMVAGKRQELAYPLRWYSIPNLWRYERPQRGRLREFWQLNVDLFGIGNLSADFEMIQLSHEIMKSFGAKPRMYEIHINSRKLVNYLLQGYLGMDEVQASTVIRLVDRLHKMPRSEFSAKIDALLTMQQREDRLTERLNTLLHVQSVSELPDVTQSNATVMELTNLMTLAKQSGITNVIFDITLMRGFDYYTDIVFEVFDTHTENNRSMFGGGRYDGLVAQFGVDPVPTVGFGMGDATLYNFLVLHDLLPSITTNTDVYVALLGNVYEQALRPISLLREMELNVAVDSSGRKVEKQIKTADKKGIRYVLFIGDHELASEHYKLKDLKTGVEEPHSLERIASIIKDYRRK from the coding sequence ATGAGTTTATCAACACAACCATATAAAGGTGCTAGGGACTTCTATCCTGAAGACAAGCGTTTGCAGGAGTGGATTTTTAATAAGTGGCGCAATGTTGTTGAGAGTTTTGGATATGAAGAGTATGACGCACCAATGCTTGAACCTACCGAATTGTATGCTAGTAAAACTAGTGACGAAATTGTTAATGAACAAACCTATAGTTTTACCGATCGCGGTAACCGCCAAGTAACTATTCGGACAGAAATGACCCCATCGGTAAGCCGTATGGTGGCTGGCAAGCGTCAAGAGCTGGCGTATCCACTGCGTTGGTATTCTATCCCGAATTTATGGCGCTATGAAAGGCCACAGCGTGGAAGACTTCGTGAATTTTGGCAGTTGAACGTTGATTTGTTTGGCATTGGTAATTTATCTGCAGATTTTGAAATGATTCAACTTAGTCATGAAATAATGAAGTCTTTTGGCGCTAAGCCCAGGATGTATGAAATACATATCAATAGCCGGAAGTTAGTAAATTACCTACTTCAAGGTTATCTTGGCATGGATGAGGTGCAAGCCTCAACGGTGATTCGACTTGTTGATAGACTTCATAAAATGCCCAGAAGTGAATTTAGTGCCAAGATAGACGCATTGTTAACAATGCAACAACGAGAGGATAGGCTTACGGAGCGATTAAATACCTTGTTGCACGTACAATCTGTTTCTGAATTACCTGACGTAACCCAGTCCAATGCCACAGTCATGGAACTAACTAATTTAATGACGTTAGCCAAACAATCTGGAATTACAAATGTAATATTTGACATAACATTAATGCGGGGCTTTGATTACTATACAGATATTGTTTTTGAGGTATTTGATACGCATACCGAGAACAATCGTTCAATGTTTGGAGGTGGCCGATACGATGGTTTAGTGGCTCAGTTTGGAGTTGACCCTGTGCCTACAGTCGGCTTCGGAATGGGCGATGCTACTTTATATAATTTTTTGGTTTTGCACGATTTGCTTCCGTCGATAACTACTAATACAGATGTTTATGTTGCATTGCTAGGAAATGTTTACGAGCAAGCCTTGAGGCCAATTTCATTACTACGTGAAATGGAACTTAATGTGGCAGTTGATAGTAGTGGCCGAAAGGTAGAAAAACAAATTAAAACAGCCGATAAAAAAGGAATTCGCTACGTACTCTTTATTGGTGACCACGAGCTGGCCAGCGAGCATTATAAACTAAAAGATTTAAAAACTGGTGTTGAAGAACCGCATAGCTTGGAGCGAATAGCCTCGATTATAAAAGACTATCGACGCAAGTAA
- the tig gene encoding trigger factor — protein MQIKRNDISSTKIKLIISADDDEISKLKDKILTKFQVKSKIPGFRQGKAPLSVVEKHVESSALQAEFIDEAINSLYIGAINQEKIKPFGSPKISLSKFVPFTTLEFEAEADTLGKVKLTDYKKIKKQPVKAKVTAEDVNEVIDSLRTRSATKKEVTRASKESDEVIIDFRGVDSKKQPIQGADGKDYALTLGSKAFIPGFEDNLIGLKPKQEKTFDLKFPKDYGVKDLSSKKVTFTVNINQINEITKPKLDAEFAGKIGPFKTVAEMKEDIKKHLLAEKQKQEDQKLENEIVLEVVDKSEVDLPDVLVAEQIERLKTEVRQNLTYRGQTWQEMLEEEGSSEEQFIDKQLRPEAERRVKTGLVLSEISVKENLDVTKNELDTRMQELKDQYSDQAMQAELAKPEARQEIASRMITEKTVKKLVEIATK, from the coding sequence ATGCAGATTAAAAGAAATGACATATCATCAACGAAAATAAAACTAATTATTAGTGCTGACGACGATGAAATATCAAAACTTAAAGATAAGATTCTGACTAAATTTCAGGTAAAAAGCAAGATTCCTGGCTTTCGTCAGGGTAAAGCACCTCTTTCGGTAGTAGAAAAGCATGTTGAAAGCTCCGCTCTTCAGGCTGAATTCATCGATGAGGCAATAAATTCGTTATACATAGGTGCTATTAATCAGGAAAAGATTAAGCCATTTGGTTCCCCAAAGATTTCGTTATCAAAATTCGTGCCATTCACTACTTTAGAGTTTGAAGCTGAAGCTGATACGCTTGGCAAAGTTAAGCTAACCGATTATAAAAAAATAAAAAAACAGCCTGTGAAGGCGAAAGTAACTGCTGAAGATGTTAATGAAGTAATTGATAGTCTAAGGACTAGGTCTGCTACAAAGAAAGAAGTAACTCGCGCTTCAAAAGAATCTGACGAGGTTATAATTGATTTTAGGGGTGTTGACAGCAAGAAGCAACCAATACAAGGAGCAGACGGGAAAGATTACGCACTTACATTAGGTAGTAAGGCATTTATTCCAGGATTTGAGGATAATCTCATTGGCCTAAAGCCAAAGCAGGAGAAAACATTTGATTTGAAGTTCCCTAAAGATTACGGAGTTAAGGATCTGTCTAGCAAAAAAGTAACCTTTACAGTAAACATTAATCAGATTAACGAGATAACTAAACCAAAATTAGACGCTGAGTTTGCTGGCAAAATTGGGCCATTCAAAACCGTTGCTGAAATGAAAGAAGATATCAAAAAACACCTCTTAGCTGAAAAACAAAAGCAGGAAGATCAAAAGCTAGAGAACGAAATTGTCCTTGAAGTTGTTGATAAAAGTGAGGTTGATTTGCCGGATGTTTTGGTTGCAGAGCAAATCGAACGATTAAAGACAGAAGTAAGGCAAAATCTAACTTATCGAGGTCAGACTTGGCAAGAAATGCTCGAGGAAGAAGGATCTAGTGAGGAGCAGTTTATTGATAAACAACTGCGACCTGAAGCCGAGAGAAGAGTTAAAACTGGGTTAGTATTATCTGAAATTTCAGTTAAAGAGAATCTAGATGTAACTAAAAATGAGCTAGATACCAGGATGCAAGAATTAAAAGATCAATATAGTGATCAAGCTATGCAGGCAGAGCTTGCAAAGCCAGAAGCCAGGCAAGAAATTGCATCGCGAATGATTACAGAAAAAACAGTTAAAAAGCTAGTTGAAATTGCTACAAAATAA
- a CDS encoding ATP-dependent Clp protease proteolytic subunit, protein MNIKSTKSIKDSVLVPTVIESEGRMERAFDIYSRLLKDRIIFLGTDVNEHTSNLIVAQMLFLENEDPKKDIKFYINSPGGSVYDALAIYDTMQYVKCDVQTVGIGVQASAAAFLLSSGAKGKRFLLPHSTVMIHQPSAGTRGKVTDMEIDLKEGLRLKQLLNQIMAKNTGQTVKKIAQDAERDFWMDAQEAKQYGLVDKILTT, encoded by the coding sequence ATGAATATCAAATCTACAAAATCTATTAAAGATTCCGTGCTAGTGCCAACAGTTATTGAATCAGAGGGTCGTATGGAGCGCGCCTTTGATATATATTCTAGGCTGTTAAAAGATCGGATTATATTTTTAGGTACGGACGTTAATGAGCATACTTCAAACTTGATTGTTGCTCAGATGCTGTTCCTTGAAAACGAAGACCCAAAAAAAGATATTAAGTTTTACATCAATAGTCCTGGCGGCAGCGTGTATGATGCCTTGGCAATCTATGACACAATGCAATACGTTAAATGTGATGTTCAAACAGTTGGTATTGGTGTTCAGGCTAGTGCTGCAGCCTTTTTGCTGAGTTCAGGGGCAAAAGGCAAGAGGTTTTTGTTACCACATTCTACTGTGATGATACATCAACCATCAGCTGGCACCCGAGGTAAGGTTACGGATATGGAGATTGACCTCAAGGAAGGCCTTAGACTAAAACAACTATTGAATCAGATCATGGCCAAAAATACTGGTCAGACAGTTAAGAAAATTGCTCAAGATGCGGAACGTGATTTCTGGATGGACGCACAAGAAGCCAAACAATACGGTCTTGTCGACAAAATACTAACAACCTAA
- a CDS encoding leucine-rich repeat protein: MKKILNKLSITNKVKIINYLVLSLLFTITTLIPLTTSTANATPPDSCFSFNSGTNTIEDYYDNENNDSGQPACPKAVDIPSTIGGNAVTTIGNSAFYSNQLTSVTIPSSVTTISNYAFQYNQLTSVTIPGSVTTIGDYAFYSNQLTSITIPSSVTSIGDYAFQGNQLTSVTIAGNPTTLGTRILEYNPITSISYNGTAYTDTSTLGEQCFDFDSGTGTINDYIFADLNLIKSSSIACLDRSVDIPSAIGGVGVEHIGAVAFCQKSLTSVVLPASLLTIENGGWGCGGAFRDNQLTSITIPSSVTTISNSAFYGNKLTSVTIPSSVTTIGDYAFSNNQLTSVTIPSSVTTIGDYAFSNNQLTSVTIPSSVTTIGDHAFSYNQLTSMSILGSPTTLGSGILISNPIESITINGNTYTSSSPNTDACFEFDTGNGTINGWLQADLTTARDGGSACLNKSVTIPNTIGGTSVTTIDSGAFSSNQLTSITIPSSVATIGSEAFFFNQLTSVTIGNGVASLDPSVFAFNSDYTFADFELEMQQLEQQHKATWADPNNPTPAEQQAAVQEMYLLYYKFYTSAWYVQVYTADPSNPNNLQDASTSMTEADTFEVDVNGNGNTTDPVFFGGHLINPAYAQINYQDQSGNTISPSTKVTGYNTDNSTNLTTYLAKDNPTSNMSFYHKVGSTAHLPTPPSIAGYSIVSTPPSTLTLNNTGANEITYTYKIDTNSDSDSDGIPDSVETNAPNSGDANNDGIADSTQANVTSYLNPVTNNYVVLQTSSACSITTTTTTSEDSLSTKDSGYDYPVGLTNFTTDCNTPGFTATINLYYYNLASNNYVLRKHNPNNNSFLTIANPTLTNLTIDNKPVTKVTYQVTDGQQLDIDNTTNGTIVDPVGLATLAVGSPNTGLR, translated from the coding sequence ATGAAAAAGATACTAAATAAACTATCTATAACAAACAAAGTAAAAATTATAAACTATCTAGTACTATCCCTACTATTCACTATAACTACCCTTATACCATTAACTACCAGCACAGCCAATGCTACCCCACCAGACTCTTGTTTTAGTTTTAACTCTGGTACTAATACCATAGAAGACTACTACGATAACGAAAACAACGACTCAGGCCAACCAGCTTGTCCTAAGGCTGTAGATATACCTAGTACTATTGGAGGCAATGCAGTCACCACCATCGGCAACTCTGCATTTTATTCCAACCAACTCACCTCCGTCACCATCCCTAGCTCGGTAACCACCATCAGCAACTATGCTTTCCAATACAACCAACTCACCTCAGTCACCATCCCGGGCTCTGTCACTACCATCGGTGACTATGCCTTTTATTCCAACCAACTCACCTCCATCACCATTCCTAGCTCAGTTACCTCCATCGGCGACTATGCATTCCAAGGCAACCAACTAACCTCCGTCACCATAGCAGGCAATCCCACAACCCTCGGTACAAGGATACTTGAATATAACCCCATAACCTCAATCTCATACAATGGCACAGCCTATACCGATACCAGTACACTTGGTGAACAATGTTTTGACTTTGATTCCGGTACAGGCACTATAAACGACTACATATTTGCAGATCTAAACCTAATTAAAAGCAGTAGCATTGCTTGTCTAGACAGAAGCGTAGATATACCAAGCGCTATAGGTGGGGTTGGTGTCGAGCATATAGGTGCGGTTGCATTCTGTCAAAAAAGTCTGACCAGTGTGGTACTTCCAGCGTCACTACTAACTATAGAGAATGGTGGCTGGGGCTGTGGCGGTGCTTTCCGAGACAACCAACTCACCTCCATCACCATCCCTAGCTCAGTTACCACCATCAGCAACTCTGCTTTCTATGGTAACAAACTCACCTCCGTCACTATTCCTAGCTCGGTCACCACCATCGGCGACTATGCTTTTTCTAACAACCAACTCACCTCCGTCACCATCCCTAGCTCAGTCACCACCATCGGCGACTATGCTTTTTCTAACAACCAACTCACCTCCGTCACCATCCCTAGCTCAGTCACCACTATCGGCGACCATGCTTTTTCTTACAACCAACTCACCTCCATGTCTATTCTCGGAAGCCCCACCACACTAGGTAGCGGTATATTAATATCTAACCCCATAGAATCTATTACCATAAATGGTAATACCTACACTAGTTCATCACCTAATACTGATGCTTGCTTTGAATTTGATACAGGTAATGGCACCATTAATGGATGGCTCCAAGCAGACTTAACCACGGCTAGAGATGGAGGCTCTGCTTGTCTTAACAAATCAGTCACTATCCCTAACACTATTGGTGGTACATCAGTAACCACTATCGATAGCGGTGCTTTTTCTTCCAACCAACTCACCTCCATCACCATCCCTAGCTCAGTCGCCACCATCGGTAGCGAGGCTTTTTTTTTCAACCAACTCACCTCCGTCACTATTGGTAATGGGGTGGCTTCGTTAGATCCTTCTGTGTTTGCGTTCAATTCAGACTATACATTTGCAGATTTTGAGCTAGAAATGCAACAACTGGAGCAACAACACAAAGCTACTTGGGCAGACCCTAACAACCCAACACCTGCCGAACAACAAGCTGCTGTGCAAGAAATGTATCTCCTTTACTACAAATTCTACACCTCTGCCTGGTATGTCCAGGTGTATACAGCTGACCCATCTAACCCTAATAACTTGCAAGATGCTTCTACTTCTATGACCGAAGCAGATACTTTTGAAGTTGATGTAAACGGTAACGGCAACACTACTGACCCAGTCTTTTTTGGCGGTCACCTCATCAACCCAGCCTACGCTCAAATCAACTATCAGGATCAATCAGGTAACACCATCTCCCCCTCTACCAAAGTAACAGGCTATAACACAGACAACAGCACCAACCTAACAACCTACCTAGCTAAAGACAACCCTACCAGTAATATGAGCTTCTACCACAAAGTAGGTAGTACCGCTCATCTACCTACTCCCCCAAGTATTGCAGGCTACAGTATAGTATCTACTCCTCCTAGTACCCTAACCCTAAATAACACAGGAGCTAACGAAATAACCTATACCTACAAAATAGACACTAACTCTGACTCCGACTCCGATGGCATCCCTGACTCCGTAGAGACTAATGCCCCCAACTCTGGTGATGCTAACAATGACGGTATAGCCGATAGTACCCAAGCTAACGTAACTAGCTATCTAAACCCAGTAACTAATAACTATGTAGTACTCCAAACATCTAGTGCATGTAGTATTACTACCACTACTACAACTAGTGAAGATAGCCTATCTACTAAAGACTCTGGCTATGACTACCCAGTAGGCCTAACTAACTTCACTACTGACTGTAATACCCCAGGCTTTACAGCTACTATAAACCTCTACTACTACAACCTAGCTAGTAATAACTATGTTCTCAGAAAACATAACCCTAACAATAACTCTTTCCTTACTATAGCTAACCCTACACTAACTAACCTAACTATAGACAATAAACCAGTAACCAAAGTAACCTACCAAGTTACTGACGGACAACAACTAGACATAGACAACACCACTAACGGAACCATAGTAGACCCAGTAGGCCTAGCTACATTAGCTGTAGGGAGTCCTAATACGGGGTTGAGATAA